ccaaaaaaaaaaccagttcaaggaaaaacaaaaaaatgccaaGAAACCTGGACCATCCTGTTTTGCTAAAAGGTGATGTGACGATATTTATCTTTTATGATTCCTATGCCCCAAAATTTACTTGATAGTTTGTTACAGCTCATTAAGTGGAAACATGCTGAAGGCACTTGTGTACAGAGGTGATTGGAGGGAAATAGATACtgcagaaacttttaaaaagtcattgatTTGGTCATTTGAATTGATCTTTACAAATctaaagatgaaaatgttttaaaattatggagCAAAGTGCCTGTACTCTCTCCAACAAAACTATGAGccatcaaaaaatttaaaaaatactgctgtTGACAATGCAagtgcaaaagaaaacaaacaaaaatcccagaAGCAATGATAAGCTAGAGCCTATCAGAGACGTATTTGAAATGCAGAATCAGTAGTTACAATGAATACGTTTCAGCTTCATACACGGCAGTTGAAGAGCATCATTGCATTCAAGGGACATCGCTCATTTTGGCTATATATACCTTcaaggaaaatatgaaattgaTTGCTTTAAttcacatatgtgtgtgtgtagatatccacatatacatgtatttttgaagagtacaactcaatggtttttagtatattatGTTGTGCTGTTAGTATGTGTTAAAGTTTATAAAACTGtttttcactctccctttcttaCTTCTGTGAATTATTTGTAATATGACCTAAAATATAAAAGGTGAGGTATCTATTGGACCCAGACAGTAAATGGTGATGACTGTTTTTCCTGGTATATTGAGGGTAATTCTCTCTGGTCCACCTGCCCGGGGAGGAAAGCGGCCCTCTTGCTGTGCCtatgctctccctccccctccctctaaaagcaaaaatatattttttttcttttgagtaagattagccctgagctaactgctgccaatcctcctctttttgatgaggaaggctggccctgagctaacatccacgcccatcttcctctactttacatgtgggacgcctaccacagcatggcttgccaagcggtgccatgtccgcacccgggatccgaactggcgaaccctggaccaccaaagcagaacgtgcaaacttaaccgctgcaccaccgggctggccccacaaaaaTACTCTTGAAGCCAGTGGAACCCTGCCCTCTCTAAGGCAATGTAAGATTCAAGGACTCCAGCTCCTCTGGCTCACTGCATAAAGGGCTGCCCAGCACAGGCTGGTCGTGGGGGCAGGTGGCCCACTAGTGAGGGCGAGAAGAATCCATCACAGCAGCACTCCCGCTCGGTGGACAAAGGCCCAGGTGCACCCGGCCAGCTGAGCTGTTAGTACAATACAGGACTGAGCAGCAGAGGAATGgtttcatttgaatttcagaacTGCTGGGGCTCCATgttatttgtaaaaatgaggaTTTGGGATCAGATAAGTTCTTCCCAACCTAGGGTCTCATGTTACTTGTTCTCAAATCAGAAGTGGGGATCTCAAGATATTCTAAATATTGTCCAAAGCCTAAGAGAAATCACATATTCTCCTAAGATGTATTGTTTGGGTTGATTAAAACTGCTGTAAAATTAGTTCAGTAGTGTAATGGAATCTGCCCATTACAGGCATGTGGAAAATTACATGAGATGTTCACAGCAGGCTAGGGGCATGTAACAATTACCTTCCAACTGCAGTCATGCTGCTTATCCAGTTACAAATATAGCTTTGATTAATGACAAATAGGGAAATGGTTTGTTTCATAGATAAACTATCAAAATCTCACCTCCTCGAGGaagaaaacagtaagaaaaactATCTTTTGAGGTTGAAAATGTTGACTCTCAATGATACCTAAATGTTTTCCTGATGTGGGCAGAACTATGACATACCACAGCTGCATTTATACATAGCAACACTGGAGCTCAGAAACAATCGCTTGGATGGAGCATGGCACAGAAAAAGGCCAAATTCACCCCCTGGAAAATGGGGCTAACGATACCTGCCCTGCTATGCCCACTTCCCAGCACAAGCAGAAAGCAGGGCCCCTTTAGGGCCCTTACAGTGAGGAGGGGGAGACTCCATTACCATGAAGTTAAGTTCTCAGTGACTTACTTCCAAGAGGATATGCTGAAGGTAGTAATAGCTGGCCTTTACGGAGCACTTGCTATGGGTCAGGCGCTGTGCAAAGAACTCCTCATGCAGATGTGCAAACGGAGGCAGGGAGGTGTAATTGACGTGCCCATGCTCACACTGCTATATTGTGGACTTGATTCTGAATCCAGTCTGGCTTGAAGGGCTGGGCTCTTTAACTGTTATGTCTCCTAATAtactaaataataaaaactaaagaaatgtaTTGATATTTAGATTTCCGTTAACTCCCACAATAGCCCTGTGAGACAACTAAGGATGAGAAAGGTCCCAAGTCACCCTGGACGCATCAGTGGTGgtgtcaggatttgaactcaggagtCTAACTGCAAAGCTCAGCTTCTCCCCAACCACCTCCTCTTTGAAAAGTGCTCCGCAGAGAAGGGTATCTACGCTCCCACAGGGCGTGCGTCCTCAGAGCCTTTGCCTCATTGCCCAGCCAGCAGTGGGGAGGATCGcctggctggaggcagggagcaggctcCATGGATGACCACTTTGAGTGGGCTCCAGCAGCTTCTGCAAGAGTGGTTTGCAAGCCCAGATTCTGCCTGGTGGCAGAACCCCCTCAAAATAACCTTTACCCATTGTCCTGACCCCACCAGTTTGTTTCTCCTGGCTCTCCAGACTAACAGTGATGTCCTCTTGCCCCCAACCCCTCCTTGCCTTCTGGGCCTATTCCCAAGTTCTCACACTCCAGCAGGGGCTCTTTCCTTGCCTGGTGGGTGGGCTGGTCAGTCAGCTCCCAGCTCCTGTTTGAGGTCCGTCACTGGCTGCTAAGAATGCTAACCATCAGAACCTAACTTTTCAGAGCCTAACAGCCTTTTGGTGTAAAGTCCATGAAAGGCCATGGCACTTGCTTCCATGTTGCCAATAGCCTTATTTCCAGGGTTCCAAGGGCCATTTCACAAGCTTTGGTTATCCAGCATCACCACCTTGCCTTGAGGGAAAGGGGGCATTGTGAATCTGTACATGAGGCTGGGCCCCACCTCCACTGTGGAAGCCAAAAGGGCTAGCTATCTTTCTCCCTACCTCCAGACACTGGGCTTGGCCAGTCAGATGTTCACACCTGGAATCTTGAACCTTAGGCAGAGTGACAAAGGACagctgagggggccagccccgtggccaagtggttcaagttccgcatgctctgcttcagcggcccgggttcacaggttcagatcctgggtacggacctactccactcatcagccatgctgtggaggcatcccacataaaagcagaggaagattggcacagatgttagctcagggctaatcttcctcacaaaaaaaggacAGCTGAGATACCATTCACTGGGAGAGTCTGGGGGGGGTGGTGATGGCTTCCTCTAGGGTTCTTGCATTTCTCGATGGGCTGTGGTTCAAGTGCTCACTGACGATCTACATTTATCTTATGTGGTTTTCAGaagtaaaaagatttttaaaaatcccacccttgggggccagccccatggaagagtgtttaagttcacacgctctgctttggcggcccagggttttgccagttcgaatcctaggtgcggacatggcactgctcatcaagccatgctgaggcggcaccccacatgccacaactatgtaccggggagctttgggagaaaaaggaaaaataaaatcttaaaaaaaaaaaaaaatcccactatCTCCCTTTCTTTATCTGAATAATGGCTATACAAAGATGTTCATTTATAATTCAAGCTGTATACTTGTACACTAATAACTGGTACTTTTCCGTGTCCTACTTCCATGAGTTGCTTTTTCCTGCCCAAGCTGCTGCTTTGCTGCACAGCTGCTGTTACAGCACCACCTCGTGGGCAGTTAACAGCACTACTGAATCCCACAGACAGGACTTCCAGATTTAAGTGGACCAAGGTTGGTAGACAACTCATTAGGAAGGTAAGGAATTCAAAAGATCGCCTAATTAAACACAGCACTGTTACTGGCTATGGCAGTACTAGATGCTAAGATTCTAGATGACCAGGACTGTCTTCACCTGTTTCCAGCACCCAGTACTCTGGATGCTCAAGTTAGTTGTAGTTTCACTACCAATCTCCTCACAAGTGAACTACATCATGAGTCCAGGAATAAAGCAGTTGAGCTCAGTTTCAACACTAACTTTCAGTAAAACTGCAAACTGCCAAGAATTTTACCCACAAGGGATAAATAAAACCCTATCAATTtgccggggctggcctggtggcacagtggttaagtgcacacattctgcttcggtggcccagggttcgctggtttggatcctgggtgtggacatggcaccacgtagcaagccatgctgtggtaggcgtcccacatacaaagcagaggatgatgggcacggatgttagctcagggccagtcttcctcagcaaaaagaggaggattggcagcagatgttagctcagggctaatcttcctcaaagaaaacaaaaaaccttatCAATTTGCCCAGTTCCCATGGCAGCCAAATAGCACAAGAGCTGCCTATATAAAATTAgatttggggggtgggcacacaTTTATTCAAAGGAACCTCAATCTCACTTTACCCACGTGCATTGTTACTGAAGAGACCCAATACCAGCCAGTCTGCTCAAAACCACCTCTCAACCCTTCCTAGCAAACTTCCCTTGGCTTAAGAGCTCATTCCTGGAAATGCGGCAGACCAGAGTGAAGGGAAGCATGGGCAAATGAAACCTTTTTGTATTCAGGATCTGGTTCTTGGCCATGAGATAATACAAATACACGAACCCACTCCCTGGAACACAGTAAATGGTCATTAACACATTAGCAATGCCAGTGGTTACAGAATAATCTAGAGACTATCTCTACTAATGAGACTGTCACTGACAAAAACAGTGAGAAGTTACTGTCTAGGCAGTACAGCCATGggtcgcttaacgacagggacatgttctgagaaatgcgctgttaggtgattttgtcactgtgtgaacatcagtgtactcacacaaacctagatggtacagcctaccacacacccaGACTATATGAATActtatcttatgggaccactacgGTATACGTGTACagcgttgactgaaacattgtgaTGCATGACTACAGACATCAAAGTTTCTATTAAAAAgaggcacacacacagagatacattTGTCAGTGTGCTCCCAacataattcattaattcactctaATTAGTCTTGTAGGATTTTGTAGCCTGCCCCTCACTAGTTTCACCTGAATAAACTAAGAGCACCCAATCTCTTAAAAGACATGAGTAGAAAACACTTCAAATTGACAGATGAAACTGTAGACAATTAAacattctttatacttttctagaGTATAACGACTAAGAGAACAGGACATGGAAATGTGAATTCTAACCACAGCTCTACACTGCTTAGGGAAATTGACTTCTGAGCTTCAGGTTCTTCACCAACGGCACAAATTCGCTTTATGCTTTAGAGACattgagggttaaatgagaaagCATTTAAAGCACGCCACCTAGAGCACAGTATGACCCAAAATGTAACAgctattgtatttattttctatgtgcaatacagaaaatcattttaagtatataataccTCTTCCACACCTGTAACCCTGAAGCACAGGTGAGCTAATCAAGGTGCCTTCTGTTAGCAATCCGCCTTCTCCATCACCAGATTTACTCCCCCCAACAGGATACTTCCCTGGTTAACTCTGCTTGGGTCCTCCTGTCTTGGCCCTTGCCTCACAAGTTCAGCTGAAACGGAGGATTTCTGGGAAAGCACAGACATCGTGAGCCAGGCAGCCCTAAGAATCAATGAAGTAATGCTCCCATGTGGCGACAAGACCCTCAGTCTGAACACCGGACGTACAGTCTGGTCAGGCcatgtatcttttaaaaacattttattaaaggtCTTTATAGAGCAACATCCAGACTCCAGATCCAGCTGCCAAGGAGACCCTGAAACCAAATAAAGCACAACAGTAAGAAGAGAAACTCCATCTGAGTATCAGGTTCTTTCAATTACCGAATGGGGATACATTCCCACTTACGGTTTGCATGAAGATtaataaacacacagaaaagacccagaaacagaaaagcagagcTGCCTGGCCTAGGAGAGGCCTGATGTTACGGTTCtccgggggggaggcggggggaggttCTGAAACAGACAGCTAACTAATAGCAAGAGGGCCTTAAAATTTTTGAGCAACGGTGGACGATAAAGGGAAACTCTTATTTCAAACAGTGGTACATGCAGGAACTTCGTAAATAAGGAGACCAAAGGCAAACATCCCTCCCAAGAGAATCCCAGGTTAAATGGGCTCAGCTCCAACCTGTGTTCTCCCATGTAGGGCACAAGCGTAATCCAATTTTTATACACCAAGTGCTTACCACAGTGTAGGATCCAAGTATTAACAGGGAGACAAATGAATAGGGTTCTATCCCACCCCAAGGGGCCCCTACAGACATACCTGTTATGCCGTGGGTACTGGCTGGGGCATGGCAGGCGGCTCTGGCTTCCCACCCTTCTGTTCTGAGATGGGGGTGGTGGGCAGTATCTCATCTTTGGGTTCCACAATGCTCACGTGGTCAGGCAGCGGCTTCTTAGGGCCAATCTTACCACTTGGGTCCCAAGGCAGCATGATCTTCACTTTGATGCCCAGCACACCTAGAGGACACCATAGTTAGGACCTAACTGTGGTTTGACCAGTTCCCACTACACAACAGAatagggcagagggaagagaagagtaaGTTACTCAAGCACCCTTGGGTCTGGTCCCTTCTCAGACAAATGCCTCTAATCAATCAATGAACAGGACACTTTTGCCAAAGGAACCCATGCACAGCACCACAGAACGTGGCACTGACAAGGACCAAGAGCAGGATGTGACCTTTCTGACTCGTCATCGTGTCATCACTGAAGGGTACACAGGTGGCTGAGATAAGGAGAAACCAACTCTCAGATCTGACCGATCTCAGCAATTCACCGCAGCTGATCAACAAACCCAGGGAGTATAAACACGCTCCACTACTCCCAGGGTGAATTCCCCAAACGCTGAGGTGTGCGTGGAAGACCACATCCATCCGCTAAGGACCTTTACCCGCAAGCACTCCCAGGCGCTTACCCTGTCTGAGCAGCACATGGCGCACAGCAGTGTCCACATAGTAGTTGACAGGGTCCCCACTGTGGATCATCAGGCCGTCCACAAACTTCATGGATTTAGCCCTCTGTCCTCGGAGTTTCCCAGACACCACGACCTCGCAGCCCTTGGCCCCGCTCTCCATGATGAAGCGCAGCACGCCATAGCAGGCCCTTTGGGGAGTAAGAGACAGACAGGCCGTCACGTTGTCCCAAAGACAGGACTGCTCAACCCTACGCAGCCCCACGGTGTCATAAAACAAAGCAGTAAGACTCATTAATCTGCACTTCTTCAACgttcctttctcttccactcCCATCACACCTAACTTTAGGCTAATTCCTGGGGAATGCACGCCAAGTTCTTTCTAACCAAGTGCTTTCCAACCTAGGCTGCTCGTTAGAGTCAACTCaagaaagttaaaattaaaaaacacaaaacaaaaaaactccagAAGCCTAGGCCAAGCCAATTAAGTTAGCAAGGAAATGGTGGGGGTGGTAAAGGTTAggcatacatatttaaaaatactccccaggagattctaatgtgcaaccaAGGCTGACCACTGCACTCTTAAACTCACAATCATCAAGGGCCCCCTCCGCCCCCCCGGCTCCATTCTGGAGCAGGCCGTTCCAGTCTAGTCCATCTTCGCAAACTCAGGATTTCTGAACAAGGCAAGTTATCAGTAGGAGCCCAGAAGTATCCCTGACACCGAGTGGCCCCTTTATGGATTACTGAACCATTCTTCACCCTCCAAACTCATGTTCATTAAGGAACCCTAACTACTAACTTAGGCTCCTTGACTAGAGTGCTGGGCGAAAACACTACTAGGTCTATAAAACGGCCAAACCTTAAAATACCCCGCTCCCCAACTCATTCATCAGTTCACACCCTGGGAGCTACTAACTGGAGAGTTGGCTGCACTTTCAACAGGGAAAGGAAGGACTAAATCCCACCACCATGCCCCAGGCCCTTTCCTAGCTCCTCATTTAACCCCCACAAGAAGGAGGTGGTATGCTGATCCCCATTTAGAGAGGAGATCCAAGGGTCAGAGAAGTGCAGTAACTTGCTCAGGTCTCAGAACTTCAGAGTCAAACTTCAGTGTGTGCAAAAGCCACCTGGAGGACTCGTTAAGACAGACGGCTGGCTACACCCTCACTGTTTCAGTGGGTCCGGGGCGGAgatttagaatttctatttctcaCAAGTCCTCAGATGATGGCAGTCACGCTGGCCCAGGGCCCAACCTTTCGAGAATCACCGTTCAAAGTGGTATTGCTGCCATTTAAACCAGGTGAGCAGTCTTTCCCACACGGCCTTGCCCACAGCACAGCTgtcatttccttcctctgctgAAAACGCTCCCAGGGCTCTGCATGAAGCACTGACTAAATTCCACAGGCCCGGCAAGGCATTCCAATTACTTCGAATAGTCAAGCTGCACCAAGAACTGCCTGCTGAACCCTTTTCCAGCAGGCCCAGCTCCAGGGCCAATCTAACCACCTCACATCCTTTATAGTCCATGGCTCCTCCCTACACAAAGCCTACAGAAATAAGTGACTGATTTTAAGCTCTCTCTCATCAGGACTACGTATTATCTCTTTATAGTTCCCAGAGGAGTTAACATAATGGATCTGAATGACTCCAACGGGGGGCCTAACCTACCCTACCTAGAGAACTCTATTTCTGTTCTGCTCCCAAAGCACCCAGAACTTCTTTATTGTAGCACAGACCACTCTTTAAAAACTTGCTTTTTTACTAGTCTTCCTTGCTGGACTGTCAGTTCAGCAAGAACACGGACTGGCAAAATCTTACTGTTAAAAACCTCAGAGACTAGCAGAACCTGCCATGTAGAAACAGTTCATTTGCTGAATTAACAAAATGTCAGACACACCGCATTCTGATCCATGAAAAGGGCACGACCATTAAGTCTCAGGACACTTACCTCCGCACAGCAAGGCCTCCCAGGAGTTTGTAGCGCAGAGACTCTGCCTGGGCAATGGCACACAGACCCCTCGTGGCCACCTTTTCAGCATACAGCTTTCAGAAGGAAACAAGGCACATCCTGAAACCTGTTACCATCACCACTGTACGCATCACTCACATCTCAAGGACTAAAGCGCCTCTACCAGCCACACCTAGCACATCCCCAGTGACTGAGGCTGCACCATTCCTCACTGCCCTCCATGCCTACCTCTTCCTATAGCCACACCAGACACCGAGGGGGTGGCCAAACCTTTATGTGTCTCATTACTATACCCAAGTTGAATGCACAATCCCTGAACCAAGAAGTGAGCAGAACAGTCCTGTAACATTACGCCCACTGCTTATCAAGAAAACTTCAACAAGATACCAACCCATTCACGACACTCATTAATCATGAATAAACAAGGCCTTCAGAGTAAGGGTTTCTAGAAGTACCACCCTAAAGAACCATTTCCAGGTCCACAGTTATCTCTGACATAAGCCAGGACCACTCACCTCTACACTGCCCTCAGGGAAGCCAAATCTCTTCTGAACCACAGCGGTCAACTCCCGGATCCGCCGGCCCTTCTCACCAAGAACATTCTGCGTCCTGGAGAAAATAAACAGTGACAACTCACAGCTCTCACAAAATTCCAGACGTCCCTTTAAATCTTGCATATATTCGGTAGTAAACTCACAATCATCTGACAAGTATAAACTTTGGATGACCAGAACTGGAGTGAGAtaaaaaatgcagttttaaaaaaccCACATTCGCTAAGGCCAAATTCCTTAGCTGTCCCCTTAAGTTTACAGAATAAACTATCTTAATATAGACAACACCCAGCCAGGAAAATGAGCGTCTACCTGGTGGCCAAGATGATGATTTCCGTCCTGGTGGGTGTAACCCGGACCTCAACTCCAGAGTAGCCATCTTCAGCCAGCTCCCGAGTGAGGAACTCATTCAGTTCAGCTTTGAAGATGCCATCAGCGACAAactaaggaaaaaggaaaatccaaaATTAGGACAGGGGTGCAGGCTCACTTTCTCCTGCCTGGTCTTTCAGCCACCGCAACCCTCATCAAAATGCAACACTTCCAACAAACGATCCATCACCATCCATCCTATTACCCTCGTTCCAACAGTAAGGTAGCAACCCTTCTCAGACAAATGCCTCTAGGTCATCTTTTGGAAGTTACTTTGACCCAGGACCCTTACACCTGCGCCACAGAACGCAGCACAGAGCAGGGGCCTCCTGGACAAAGATGACACCTCCAGTCAGACTCGTCATCATCTCTTCACTGAAGGGTTTTTAAGACTGGCACTTAGATGTACACAGGTTAAACAAAAAGCTGCTCTAAAATGGTACATTTACAACTGATTCCTTCGGCACCGCAGGGATACTACGCTTGAGACTAGAGAAAAGGACAGACGGTAACTGAAGGCAAGCAGTGTCCCTTGTAGACGCAACCTGGACCATCCGAAGAACCGCAGCCACGTTACCCCGCCTCACTTCACGTACCCGTGTCTGAGCTGGCAAACCCTAACTCACAAAAGCGTGTGGATTTAATCTCAACAGCCATATGCGTACACCCCAAATGGCAAACCGCGCGTTTCTAAAGCAAACGGACTCTGCACATTTCTTCCCCACGCGAAGGCGCAAAGTTACACTTGAGAAAGTGTCCTCCCCAGGTCCCCTCCCTCAGTTCGCCCACGCCTTTTCCTCGGGTCCCAGATGGAGGGAGAAATTGTCAGCAGCCTTGCAATCGCGGTCTTTGGGGTCAGAAGGCCGCACCCAGACACGACTAGTAAGAAGGCAGGAATGGGGTCACTGCTACCGGCCTTCCCAAAGCCACGGCGCCCTCGGAATACAACCCCTTTACTAATTTTACTTGTTGACCAGTAAATGCTCACAAACGCCTTCTCCGGGGCAGTGGGGGCGCCGGGTGCACATCCCTGCTCTCCGCCCGGAACCGGCAGaaatctctctccccttcccccgcCACACTGTGCTCGCCCGGCTCAGGCCCTGCGCTCAATCCACCACCATCCGCGGCCCTCGGGAACCCCACGCGGGCCAAGCCGCTTGCCAGGGCAGGGCACGGAGCTGCGGATCTCGCGGCGGCACCTCGAAAACCCCATAAAGCGCACAGGGCTGCAATCCCATGGACCTGGGCCCCAGCATCTCACCTTCCTCTTCTTCGAAATTTGCACCGCCATCTTGCCGCCGCGCGCCGCCGAAAGGAAAGGAAGTAGCTCGGGGGCGGAAGTAGGTATAAAGGACGCTGAGCGACGACAAAGAACTGCGCGACGTCGACTCCTGTGGGCGCtcatgggaaatgtagtttttacaTTAGGAAGGCgttaaaggaaagagaagaaaggtaaTGGAGACACCTATAGCGGAAACAggaaaggtagcagatcaatgaGAACTTTGGAACAGCCAGGGAGCTTAGAATCCAAAACTAATTAGTGTAAAAATGAGCAACGTGAGGCGCAGAGATGGAAATTACAGGCATTTACAGGCATAAG
The Equus caballus isolate H_3958 breed thoroughbred chromosome 7, TB-T2T, whole genome shotgun sequence genome window above contains:
- the RPS3 gene encoding small ribosomal subunit protein uS3, with product MAVQISKKRKFVADGIFKAELNEFLTRELAEDGYSGVEVRVTPTRTEIIILATRTQNVLGEKGRRIRELTAVVQKRFGFPEGSVELYAEKVATRGLCAIAQAESLRYKLLGGLAVRRACYGVLRFIMESGAKGCEVVVSGKLRGQRAKSMKFVDGLMIHSGDPVNYYVDTAVRHVLLRQGVLGIKVKIMLPWDPSGKIGPKKPLPDHVSIVEPKDEILPTTPISEQKGGKPEPPAMPQPVPTA